Proteins from one Paraburkholderia sp. BL10I2N1 genomic window:
- a CDS encoding CopD family protein, whose product MLWVKTLHIVLIAAWFAGLFYLPRIFVNLAMETEPAAVSRLLIMARKLFRFMTFIAVPALACGLWLWLGVGIGQGQGWIHAKVGVVLLLIVYHAYCGKLLKTFERGQNKRSDKWYRMFNELPVLGMLAAVALVVIKPF is encoded by the coding sequence ATGCTCTGGGTGAAGACGTTACACATTGTTCTGATTGCTGCCTGGTTTGCCGGACTGTTTTATCTGCCGCGCATCTTCGTCAATCTGGCGATGGAAACGGAGCCTGCCGCAGTGAGCAGGCTGCTTATCATGGCGCGCAAGCTGTTTCGCTTCATGACCTTCATCGCCGTGCCGGCGCTCGCATGCGGGCTCTGGCTGTGGCTCGGAGTCGGCATCGGCCAGGGCCAGGGCTGGATTCACGCGAAGGTCGGCGTGGTGCTGCTGCTCATCGTGTATCACGCTTACTGCGGCAAGCTGCTCAAGACCTTCGAGCGTGGTCAGAACAAACGCTCGGACAAGTGGTACCGGATGTTCAACGAACTGCCGGTGCTCGGCATGCTGGCCGCGGTCGCGCTCGTGGTGATCAAGCCGTTCTGA
- a CDS encoding glutamate-5-semialdehyde dehydrogenase translates to MDIDQYMTDLGRRARHASRAMARASTAAKNAALEAVARAIERDAATLKEANARDVARARDKGLDAAFIDRLTLSDKALTTMVEGLRQVAALPDPIGEISNLKYRPSGIQVGQMRVPLGVIGIIYESRPNVTIDAAALCLKSGNATILRGGSEALECNTALSKLIGEGLEAAGLPQDAVQVVETPDRAAVGVLITMTEFVDVIVPRGGKSLIARLMEDARVPMIKHLDGICHVYVDDRADVTKALTVCDNAKTHRYGTCNTMETLLVARGVAHAVLPPLGKLYRGKEVELRVDPAARAVLEAAGVGPLVDATEEDWRTEYLAPVLAIKVVDGIDMAIEHINTYGSAHTDAIVTEDHDRAMRFLREVDSASVMVNASTRFADGFEFGLGAEIGISNDKLHARGPVGLEGLTSMKYVVLGHGEGRQ, encoded by the coding sequence ATGGATATCGACCAGTACATGACCGACCTCGGCCGCCGCGCGCGTCACGCATCGCGCGCGATGGCGCGAGCCTCGACGGCTGCGAAGAACGCCGCGCTCGAAGCGGTTGCGCGCGCGATCGAACGCGACGCGGCGACGCTCAAGGAAGCGAACGCGCGCGACGTCGCACGGGCGCGCGATAAAGGCCTAGACGCGGCCTTTATCGACCGTTTGACGCTGTCCGACAAGGCGTTGACGACGATGGTCGAAGGCTTGCGACAGGTCGCGGCGCTGCCGGATCCGATCGGTGAGATCAGCAACCTGAAGTACCGCCCGAGCGGCATCCAGGTCGGGCAGATGCGCGTGCCGCTGGGCGTGATCGGCATCATCTACGAATCGCGTCCGAATGTGACGATCGATGCGGCCGCGTTGTGCCTGAAGTCCGGCAACGCGACGATCCTGCGCGGCGGCTCGGAAGCACTCGAATGCAATACGGCACTCTCGAAGCTGATCGGCGAAGGGCTGGAAGCCGCCGGTTTGCCGCAGGACGCCGTTCAGGTCGTCGAGACGCCCGATCGCGCGGCGGTTGGCGTGCTGATCACGATGACCGAATTCGTCGACGTGATCGTGCCGCGCGGCGGCAAGAGCCTGATCGCGCGCCTGATGGAAGATGCACGCGTGCCGATGATCAAGCATCTCGACGGCATCTGCCATGTGTATGTCGACGACCGCGCGGATGTGACGAAGGCGCTCACCGTCTGCGACAACGCGAAGACGCATCGGTACGGTACCTGCAACACGATGGAAACGCTGCTCGTCGCGCGCGGCGTCGCGCATGCAGTGCTGCCGCCGCTCGGCAAGCTGTATCGCGGCAAGGAAGTCGAATTGCGCGTCGATCCCGCGGCGCGCGCGGTGCTCGAAGCGGCAGGCGTCGGCCCGCTCGTCGATGCGACCGAAGAAGACTGGCGCACCGAATATCTCGCGCCGGTGCTGGCGATCAAGGTGGTGGACGGCATCGACATGGCGATCGAGCACATCAACACCTACGGTTCCGCGCACACGGACGCGATCGTCACCGAAGACCACGACCGCGCCATGCGCTTCCTGCGCGAAGTCGATTCGGCGAGCGTGATGGTCAACGCGTCGACGCGTTTCGCCGACGGCTTCGAATTCGGCCTCGGCGCGGAAATCGGCATTTCGAACGACAAGCTGCACGCGCGCGGGCCGGTCGGTCTGGAAGGACTGACGTCGATGAAGTACGTCGTGCTCGGACACGGGGAAGGCCGTCAATAA
- the holA gene encoding DNA polymerase III subunit delta — protein sequence MQLRLDALEPHLAKGLAGLYVVYGDEHLLAQEACDRIRATARAAGFTDRSVFTVERGFDWSSLLGASQSMSLFGDRQLVELRIPSGKPGKEGADTLKTLAAAANPDVLTLITLPRLDAATQKAAWFTALGDAGVALKIDPVERAQLPNWVGQRLALQGQRVAAGEEGRRALQFIAERVEGNLLAAHQEIQKLGLLYPQGVLSFEQIQDAVLNVARYDVFKLNEAMLAGDVGRLSRMLDGLRGEGEAAVLVLWAVVEEVRTLLRIKRGVAAGKPLAILLRENRVWGPRERLVGPALSRVTEAALEKGLALAARLDRQVKGLSGGTPGNHRHDPPPDPWSGLFELAMTVASPAKSATVASARPSRRPA from the coding sequence ATGCAACTGCGACTTGACGCGCTCGAACCGCATCTCGCGAAAGGGCTCGCTGGCCTGTACGTCGTGTACGGCGACGAGCATCTGCTCGCGCAGGAAGCGTGCGACCGCATTCGTGCGACTGCGCGCGCGGCAGGCTTTACCGACCGCTCGGTGTTCACTGTCGAGCGCGGTTTCGACTGGAGTTCGCTGCTTGGCGCAAGCCAGTCGATGTCGCTGTTCGGCGACCGTCAACTGGTCGAATTGCGGATTCCATCGGGCAAGCCAGGCAAGGAAGGCGCGGACACTCTGAAAACGCTCGCCGCAGCCGCGAATCCCGATGTGCTGACGCTCATCACGTTGCCGCGTCTCGACGCGGCAACGCAGAAGGCGGCGTGGTTCACCGCGCTTGGCGACGCCGGTGTCGCACTGAAGATCGATCCGGTCGAGCGTGCGCAGTTGCCGAACTGGGTCGGCCAGCGGCTCGCCCTGCAGGGCCAGCGTGTCGCGGCCGGCGAAGAAGGGCGGCGCGCATTGCAGTTCATCGCCGAGCGCGTGGAGGGCAATCTGCTCGCGGCACACCAGGAAATCCAGAAACTGGGGTTGCTGTATCCCCAGGGCGTATTGAGCTTCGAGCAGATCCAGGACGCCGTGCTGAACGTCGCGCGCTACGACGTGTTCAAGCTGAACGAAGCGATGCTCGCCGGCGATGTCGGCCGGCTTTCGCGGATGCTAGACGGTCTGCGCGGCGAAGGCGAAGCCGCGGTGCTGGTGCTCTGGGCGGTGGTCGAGGAAGTGCGAACGCTGCTGCGCATCAAGCGCGGTGTCGCAGCGGGCAAGCCGCTCGCGATCCTGCTGCGTGAGAACCGGGTCTGGGGGCCGCGCGAGCGCCTCGTCGGGCCGGCACTTTCGCGCGTGACCGAGGCTGCGCTCGAAAAGGGGCTGGCGCTCGCCGCGCGGCTCGATCGTCAGGTGAAGGGCTTGTCCGGCGGGACGCCAGGCAACCATCGACATGATCCGCCGCCCGATCCATGGAGCGGACTTTTCGAGCTGGCTATGACCGTCGCCTCGCCAGCGAAGTCCGCAACTGTAGCGTCCGCGAGGCCATCACGGCGGCCAGCCTGA
- the lptE gene encoding LPS assembly lipoprotein LptE — MTRRTFLTLACGVMMLSACGFQLRGQQDYAFKRLAIAGAPPPFVARLTRQIEGGSDTVIVNVPTYADAVLHISESRGTSTLTLNSFGVVSEYQLNYSLSYTLTGADGTLLIPPSAISLNRAMTYNDQFTLAKSAESDLLFADMQNDAVDQLTRRLAVVRSLHPGPGEQVPAVAPRAPLPPPPL, encoded by the coding sequence GTGACTCGCAGAACGTTTTTGACGCTTGCGTGCGGCGTGATGATGTTGTCCGCCTGCGGCTTTCAGCTGCGCGGCCAGCAGGACTACGCGTTCAAGCGTCTCGCCATCGCGGGTGCGCCGCCGCCGTTTGTTGCACGCCTTACCCGGCAGATCGAAGGCGGCAGCGATACGGTGATCGTCAATGTGCCAACCTACGCGGACGCGGTGCTGCATATCTCCGAGTCGCGCGGCACGAGTACATTGACGCTGAATTCGTTCGGTGTCGTCTCCGAGTACCAGTTGAACTATTCGCTGAGCTACACGCTCACCGGGGCCGACGGCACGTTGCTGATTCCTCCCAGCGCGATCTCGTTGAACCGCGCGATGACGTATAACGACCAGTTTACGCTGGCAAAGTCCGCGGAATCGGACTTGCTGTTCGCCGACATGCAGAACGATGCGGTCGACCAACTGACGCGGCGCCTCGCCGTTGTGCGCTCGCTGCATCCGGGGCCGGGCGAACAGGTCCCAGCCGTCGCCCCGCGCGCACCGTTGCCGCCGCCGCCGCTGTGA
- the leuS gene encoding leucine--tRNA ligase, which produces MHEKYVPSDVESAAQGQWRASDAYKTTEATDKPKFYCVSMLPYPSGKLHMGHVRNYTINDVMYRYLRMNGYNVLMPMGWDAFGMPAENAAMANNVPPARWTYDNIAYMKGQMQSMGLAIDWSREVATCSPDYYKWNQWLFLKMLEKGIAYKKTGTVNWDPVDQTVLANEQVIDGRGWRSGALVEKREIPMYYMRITQYADELLNDLEGLGWPERVKVMQQNWIGKSFGVNFGFPYEIDGEAKLLRVFTTRADTIMGVTFCAVAAEHPLATRLAQGKPELQAFIEECKRGGVAEADIATMEKKGMATGFFVTHPLTQEKVEVWIGNYVLMSYGEGAVMGVPAHDERDFAFAKKYDLAIKQVVTAAGKTYSTDAWQEWYGDKEGAACVNSGKYDGLDYAAAVDAIAADLKELRLGDKQVTWRLRDWGISRQRYWGTPIPIIHCATCGDVPVPEQDLPVVLPEDLVPDGTGNPLAKSEAFLNCTCPTCGASAKRETDTMDTFVDSAWYFYRYAAPDAKTMVDARTDYWMPMDQYIGGIEHAILHLLYSRFWAKVSRDLGIVKFGEPAKNLLTQGMVLNETYYRENEAGKKTWCDPADVTVTFDDKGRPVGAVLNADGQPVVLGGVEKMSKSKNNGVDPQVLIDQYGADTARLFTMFAAPPEQQLEWSGAGVEGASRFLRRVWAFGYANEAALREPASLDVARLADTDKALRREIYSVLKQADYDYQRLQYNTVVSAAMKMLNAIEGAKGATPAVLRETYGVLLRVLYPVVPHATFQLWQELGYADELGTLLDAPWPKVDEKALEQSEIELVLQVNGKVRGAVTIAKDAPREAIEQAAVAHEMFAKFGEGKTPKKIIVVPGRLVNVVV; this is translated from the coding sequence ATGCACGAAAAATACGTTCCCTCCGACGTTGAATCCGCCGCGCAAGGGCAATGGCGCGCCAGCGACGCCTACAAGACGACGGAAGCCACAGACAAGCCCAAGTTCTATTGCGTCTCGATGCTGCCGTACCCGTCGGGCAAGCTGCACATGGGTCACGTGCGCAACTACACGATCAACGACGTGATGTACCGCTATCTGCGGATGAACGGCTACAACGTGCTGATGCCGATGGGTTGGGACGCGTTCGGCATGCCTGCCGAAAACGCGGCAATGGCCAACAACGTGCCGCCGGCAAGGTGGACGTACGACAACATCGCGTACATGAAGGGGCAGATGCAGTCGATGGGTCTCGCGATCGACTGGTCGCGCGAAGTCGCCACGTGCAGCCCCGATTACTACAAGTGGAACCAGTGGCTGTTCCTGAAGATGCTCGAAAAGGGCATCGCGTACAAGAAAACCGGCACCGTGAACTGGGACCCGGTCGACCAGACCGTGCTCGCCAACGAACAGGTGATCGACGGGCGTGGCTGGCGCTCTGGCGCGCTCGTCGAGAAGCGCGAAATCCCGATGTACTACATGCGCATCACGCAATACGCGGATGAACTGCTGAACGACCTCGAAGGCCTCGGCTGGCCCGAGCGCGTCAAGGTGATGCAGCAGAACTGGATCGGCAAGAGCTTCGGTGTGAACTTCGGCTTCCCGTATGAAATCGACGGTGAAGCGAAACTGCTGCGCGTCTTCACGACGCGCGCCGACACGATCATGGGCGTCACGTTCTGCGCGGTCGCCGCCGAGCATCCGCTCGCGACACGCCTCGCGCAGGGCAAGCCCGAACTGCAGGCGTTCATCGAAGAATGCAAGCGCGGGGGCGTGGCCGAAGCCGACATCGCGACGATGGAAAAGAAGGGCATGGCCACCGGCTTCTTCGTCACGCATCCGCTGACGCAGGAGAAGGTCGAAGTGTGGATCGGCAACTACGTGCTGATGAGCTACGGCGAAGGCGCGGTGATGGGCGTGCCGGCGCACGACGAACGCGACTTCGCGTTCGCAAAGAAATACGACCTCGCAATCAAACAGGTCGTCACCGCCGCAGGCAAGACCTATTCGACCGATGCATGGCAGGAATGGTACGGCGACAAGGAAGGCGCCGCCTGCGTGAACAGCGGCAAATACGACGGTCTCGACTATGCGGCCGCCGTCGACGCGATCGCTGCCGATCTGAAGGAACTGCGCCTCGGTGACAAGCAGGTCACGTGGCGTCTGCGCGACTGGGGCATTTCGCGCCAGCGCTACTGGGGCACGCCGATTCCGATCATCCACTGCGCCACCTGCGGCGACGTGCCGGTGCCGGAACAGGACCTGCCCGTCGTGCTCCCCGAAGACCTCGTGCCGGACGGCACGGGCAATCCGCTTGCGAAGTCCGAAGCGTTCCTGAACTGCACGTGTCCAACCTGCGGCGCGTCCGCGAAGCGCGAAACCGACACGATGGACACGTTTGTCGATTCGGCCTGGTACTTCTATCGCTATGCGGCGCCCGATGCGAAAACGATGGTCGACGCGCGCACCGATTACTGGATGCCGATGGATCAGTACATCGGCGGCATCGAGCACGCGATCCTGCACCTGTTGTATTCGCGATTCTGGGCAAAGGTGTCGCGCGACCTCGGTATTGTGAAGTTCGGCGAGCCGGCGAAGAATCTGCTTACGCAGGGCATGGTGCTCAACGAAACGTATTACCGCGAGAACGAAGCGGGCAAGAAGACCTGGTGCGACCCGGCCGACGTCACGGTAACGTTCGACGACAAGGGTCGCCCGGTCGGCGCGGTGCTGAACGCGGACGGCCAGCCGGTCGTGCTGGGCGGTGTCGAGAAGATGTCGAAGTCGAAGAACAATGGCGTCGATCCGCAGGTTCTGATCGACCAGTACGGCGCCGATACCGCACGTCTCTTCACGATGTTCGCCGCGCCCCCTGAGCAGCAGCTCGAGTGGTCGGGCGCCGGCGTCGAAGGGGCGAGCCGCTTTCTGCGCCGTGTGTGGGCCTTCGGGTACGCCAACGAGGCGGCATTGCGCGAACCCGCGTCGCTGGATGTCGCGCGGCTCGCCGACACGGACAAGGCGCTGCGCCGTGAGATCTACAGCGTGCTGAAGCAGGCCGACTACGACTATCAGCGTTTGCAGTACAACACGGTGGTGTCTGCGGCGATGAAGATGCTCAACGCAATCGAAGGCGCGAAGGGTGCAACGCCGGCCGTGTTGCGTGAAACGTACGGCGTGTTGCTGCGGGTGCTGTATCCGGTCGTGCCGCACGCGACGTTCCAGTTGTGGCAGGAACTCGGATACGCAGACGAACTTGGCACGCTGCTCGATGCGCCGTGGCCGAAGGTCGACGAAAAGGCGCTCGAGCAGTCCGAGATCGAACTCGTGCTGCAGGTGAACGGCAAGGTGCGTGGCGCCGTGACGATCGCGAAGGACGCACCGCGCGAAGCGATCGAACAGGCTGCGGTCGCACACGAGATGTTCGCAAAGTTCGGCGAAGGCAAGACGCCGAAGAAGATCATCGTCGTGCCGGGGCGCCTCGTGAATGTTGTCGTTTGA
- a CDS encoding biopolymer transporter ExbD, with translation MAFGGLEKKQTAPPMADINMTPLIDVMLVLLVIFIITAPLLTHAIRLDLPKVASAPARPTPQTISLSIDAAGKLYWDTKPITLDQMRARFSEAGKRADPPEIHLRAERSTRYEVIAQVMGAAQQAGLERIGFVTDPPAASPAAAGHP, from the coding sequence ATGGCATTCGGCGGACTCGAAAAGAAGCAGACTGCCCCGCCGATGGCAGACATCAACATGACGCCGCTGATCGACGTGATGCTCGTGCTGCTCGTCATCTTCATCATTACCGCGCCGCTGTTGACGCACGCGATCCGGCTGGATCTGCCGAAGGTCGCCTCGGCCCCCGCGCGACCGACACCGCAAACCATTTCGCTGTCGATCGACGCTGCCGGCAAACTGTACTGGGACACCAAACCCATCACCCTCGACCAGATGCGCGCCAGGTTTTCCGAGGCAGGCAAGCGCGCCGACCCGCCCGAGATCCATCTGCGCGCCGAGCGCTCGACGCGCTACGAGGTAATTGCCCAGGTGATGGGCGCGGCGCAACAGGCAGGGCTGGAGCGGATCGGTTTCGTGACGGATCCGCCGGCTGCCTCACCGGCCGCAGCAGGTCATCCGTAA
- a CDS encoding MotA/TolQ/ExbB proton channel family protein, with protein sequence MATTGILHYLQTSDPITHGVAWVLLAMSVASWCFLIVKGWMLGRAKRQGPRAVALFWQAQTLSDGVVALRLADRERVFAPLAEAALHAAETDMPNALLARVERSERVLRALRQALSASQRRLEFGQVLLASVGSTAPFVGLLGTVWGIYHALGSIAASGQAMIENVAGPVGEALIMTAFGLVVAIPAVLAYNVLGRMVRQLSEELDGFAHDLHAYVCAPAG encoded by the coding sequence ATGGCGACCACCGGCATCCTCCACTATCTGCAGACGAGCGACCCTATTACGCATGGCGTAGCGTGGGTGTTGCTGGCGATGTCGGTGGCGAGCTGGTGCTTCCTGATCGTGAAAGGCTGGATGCTAGGCCGTGCGAAGCGCCAGGGGCCGCGCGCGGTTGCGCTGTTCTGGCAGGCGCAGACGCTGTCGGACGGGGTGGTGGCGTTGCGTCTTGCCGACCGCGAACGCGTCTTTGCGCCGCTGGCGGAGGCGGCGCTTCATGCCGCGGAAACCGACATGCCGAACGCGCTGCTCGCGCGTGTCGAGCGCAGTGAGCGCGTGCTGCGCGCGTTGCGTCAGGCGCTGAGCGCGTCGCAGCGGCGGCTCGAATTCGGGCAGGTGCTGCTGGCATCGGTGGGCAGCACGGCGCCGTTTGTGGGCTTGCTCGGCACCGTCTGGGGTATCTATCACGCGCTCGGCAGTATCGCGGCAAGCGGACAGGCGATGATCGAAAACGTCGCCGGGCCGGTTGGCGAAGCGCTCATCATGACGGCCTTCGGTCTGGTCGTCGCCATTCCAGCGGTGCTTGCCTACAACGTGCTCGGACGCATGGTGCGTCAGCTCTCCGAAGAACTGGACGGCTTCGCTCACGACCTGCACGCCTACGTGTGCGCCCCCGCCGGTTGA
- the dapB gene encoding 4-hydroxy-tetrahydrodipicolinate reductase — protein MKIAIAGASGRMGRMLIETVLNDPEAALVGALCRAGSPQLGRDAGAFLGKETGVALMDDIEAVFAEADYLIDFTRPEGTMAHLEAALRHNVKLVIGTTGFDNAQKAQLRGAGEKIAIMAAGNMSVGVNVTLKLLEFAARHFATGYDIEIIEAHHRHKVDAPSGTALMMGEVIADALGRNLDECAVYGREGVTGERDPSTIGFSAIRGGDIVGDHTVLFAGVGERIEITHKSASRLSYAQGALRAVRFLAGHPTGFFDMQDVLGLR, from the coding sequence ATGAAAATCGCTATTGCCGGAGCATCGGGCCGCATGGGCCGGATGCTCATCGAAACCGTCCTGAACGACCCTGAAGCGGCGCTCGTCGGCGCGCTCTGCCGCGCAGGTTCGCCGCAACTGGGGCGGGATGCCGGTGCGTTTCTCGGCAAAGAGACCGGTGTCGCACTGATGGACGACATCGAAGCCGTCTTCGCGGAAGCCGACTATCTGATCGACTTCACGCGTCCCGAAGGCACGATGGCGCATCTTGAAGCCGCGCTGCGCCACAACGTGAAGCTCGTGATCGGCACCACCGGTTTCGACAATGCGCAGAAGGCGCAACTGCGTGGCGCAGGCGAAAAAATCGCCATCATGGCCGCGGGAAACATGAGCGTCGGCGTGAACGTCACGCTGAAGCTGCTCGAATTCGCGGCACGCCATTTTGCAACCGGTTACGACATCGAAATCATCGAGGCGCATCACCGGCACAAGGTCGACGCGCCGTCCGGCACGGCGCTGATGATGGGCGAAGTGATCGCCGACGCGCTCGGGCGCAATCTCGATGAGTGCGCCGTGTATGGCCGCGAAGGCGTGACCGGCGAGCGCGATCCGTCGACGATCGGTTTTTCCGCGATTCGCGGCGGCGATATCGTGGGCGATCATACGGTGCTATTTGCGGGCGTCGGCGAGCGCATCGAGATCACGCACAAATCCGCGAGCCGGCTCTCTTATGCGCAGGGCGCGCTGCGTGCTGTGCGTTTCCTCGCAGGCCACCCGACTGGTTTCTTCGATATGCAGGACGTGCTCGGCCTGCGGTAA